Genomic DNA from Deltaproteobacteria bacterium:
GGATGTACTGGTGGAAAAGCGCAGTAAGGGCTCGGCAGGCGAGGTAATGGGGCGTACCCGGACCAACAAGATCGTAAACTTTGCAGGTGGCTCAGAACTGGTTGGCAAAACGCTTCCTGTTTTTATTACCCATGCCTACCAGCATTCGCTGCATGGAGAACTGCTGCAAGAAAGGGAGATAGAACGATGCTCATAGAGGTCAAGGTATCCGGCTTGACAATTGATCCTATTACCAACACCCCCATCGTGATTCTGAAAGATCTGGAAGAGAAAAAAGTGATCCCGATCTGGATCGGCATTTTTGAAGCCAGCGCCATTGCTACGGAATTGGAAAAAATTGCTTTTTCCCGTCCCATGACTCACGATCTGATCACGGAAATACTGCGGTCACTCTCAATTAGGGTAACGCGGGTCGAAATAAGTGATCTGAAGAATAA
This window encodes:
- a CDS encoding bifunctional nuclease family protein: MLIEVKVSGLTIDPITNTPIVILKDLEEKKVIPIWIGIFEASAIATELEKIAFSRPMTHDLITEILRSLSIRVTRVEISDLKNNTFFANICLLHGNGNVIVDARPSDAIAIALRSNAPIYVDDKVINMSRDIDFGTKITDIDNIKKEQLKEFLENLSPDDFGKYKM